In the Streptomyces sp. BHT-5-2 genome, one interval contains:
- a CDS encoding alpha/beta fold hydrolase: protein MPHFRTYDGAELHHRVLGPADSSLPPLVCLAGGPGRDAAYLGDLGGLAEHRRLIVPDGRGTGASPAATDPGRYAFPHLAEDVEALRAHLGLERFALLGHDAGATVAQAYAAAHPERLTRLVLVCPGSRLQGELPDDAREIFEARKHEEWWPRAAAAVRELTEASDPAQVRELLYDAAPLAYGRWEAPQRAHAAAEGAQLGPVPRAGFWQGVDEAARRALLAGLRRVTCPVLVVTGDRDAVAGMRAGELVAASFPDARLRPLHLVGHYPWVDEPDLFRPLVEGFLHAP, encoded by the coding sequence ATGCCGCACTTCCGCACCTACGACGGCGCCGAGCTGCACCACCGCGTGCTCGGGCCCGCCGACTCATCGCTGCCGCCCCTGGTATGCCTGGCCGGCGGCCCGGGCCGGGACGCCGCCTACCTGGGAGACCTCGGCGGCCTGGCGGAGCACCGGCGGCTGATCGTCCCGGACGGCCGCGGCACCGGCGCCTCGCCCGCCGCCACGGACCCCGGGCGGTACGCCTTCCCGCACCTCGCCGAGGACGTCGAGGCACTCCGCGCCCACCTGGGCCTGGAGCGCTTCGCCCTGCTCGGCCACGACGCCGGGGCCACGGTGGCGCAGGCGTACGCCGCGGCCCACCCCGAGCGGCTGACCCGCCTGGTGCTGGTCTGCCCCGGCTCCCGGCTGCAGGGCGAACTCCCCGACGACGCACGGGAGATCTTCGAGGCCCGCAAGCACGAGGAGTGGTGGCCGCGGGCCGCGGCGGCGGTCCGGGAACTGACCGAGGCATCCGACCCGGCGCAGGTCCGCGAGCTGCTGTACGACGCGGCACCGCTGGCCTACGGGCGCTGGGAGGCGCCGCAGCGGGCCCACGCGGCCGCCGAGGGCGCGCAGTTGGGGCCCGTACCGCGCGCCGGCTTCTGGCAGGGCGTGGACGAGGCCGCCCGGCGGGCGCTGCTGGCGGGACTGCGGCGGGTCACCTGCCCGGTCCTGGTGGTCACCGGCGACCGTGACGCGGTCGCCGGCATGCGCGCGGGCGAGCTGGTCGCCGCCTCCTTCCCGGACGCCCGGCTGCGCCCGCTGCACCTCGTGGGCCACTACCCCTGGGTCGACGAACCGGACCTCTTCCGCCCGCTCGTCGAGGGCTTCCTCCACGCCCCCTGA